TCACATGTCCCCATCCCCACCTCTCCCTTCCCATACGAGAAGGGCGACCACTTAGGCAACCACTAATGGTTGCCATAGATCCCATCTTGACAAGCTCATCCCCAACAAATTCCCCATTTTTctaatgttatttttcaatttcgttGGGACCTTTTCATAACTAATTAATGGGCCGCCAATGGGCTGAAATTAATGCACTCTCTAATTTACCCCCCCTGTCAACACTATTACTAATTAGTAATTCTGTGATTACTtagacttcatttgttttatgaaaaatggataatttgaaaaatacacTTTCCTAAAAACGATTTGTTGTgtcgattgaaataattagtcagtaaaaatgttttaattatcaacaataatttatgtctcaattttttcttgaataatgaaaatatttttcatttgttcatttttatatgcAATACAAGCGATCActgttagtaattttttttttattttcgcgAAATATATGGAATCTTTGATCTAATTAAATCAATAatcaaaatcatttcatttgaaattctgaaTATACACCTCATAGaccatcattttcctttataCAATTTACCAGCAAATCCTAGGAAAAAGGCTTATGAGAAATTCGTCATCGTTGGCAACATTATGTTCAATAGGGCATGGTGTGCATCAATCACCTTTATGGCCATTCAAGGAATTGATTTCCTTCCTTGGTGTGCTTGCATTCAACAGACATGAAGAGCCTCGGGAATTGTCGTGCATATTTCACTGACAATATTAGATAATAGTCGACCAAAATTTGCTGCAACTttgagaagaaaggaaaacgatATGTGAAACTAAATTTACTTTGAATGATCTCTTAATTTCTATgtgtttgttttcctttttacaacCCTTAATTTTACTGGTGATTCCATTTGTATTTGATGACATGGTGCGTGCCACATAGGCTTTCATGTCGATCGGTAAGTTTTTAGTAAAGTTTTAGTACTTATAACATTACTCCTtcttttctgttcattttttatttgttaattgcCCACAATTACATCGCAACCCATGCAAATGGAGACATCAGGCGACACCAACTCCCGTATACAAACTTCCTTGGGAGAAAGTGCCACCTCACAATCTATTGGAagtgaaagaagaaataaaataagcaagAACCTATGCATGTCTGACTCATATTTATCACAaagaatgatattttaatacttCAAACATTCATCATCAGTTACATCGAGAGCAATTATTTTACTGGGAGGCAATTGTCAGTCTAAGCAATCAAGTATGGAGAATATGGAGGTAATCCGATGTCTTGGAGGTCCATGTATCCGCTTAATTGTCATACCAAAACTGTGCCTGAAGGTAGTCAACCACCTTCTTATCCACTTGGAAGGCCTTGGTGAGAACATCAGCCGAAATGGGCGGCTTCGATCCGAACACTGCATTAGCAATGGTAATGACTCCCGGGTTTTGGCTACTCGGAGCGGCGAAGGCCAGTGCGGGCGTCTTTCCGATGTTCAGCTGGAAGTGGATGAGACCGATTGGGAACACAAACACATCCCCTTTGTACAAGACTTTGGTGAAGAAGGTGTTGTTCAATTGGTTGGATGTGACAAAGCCGACAAGCAATGTGCCCTCAGCCACGACCAGAATTTCGGTCCCACGAGGGTGAGTGTGGGGAGGATTCAGGCCACCTGGAGCGAAGTCAATACGAGCCATGGAAATACCAAGAGTGTTGATTCCTGGAAATTGGTCCACAAAAGCGGGGTGACTTTCGATCCGAGTGGGTTTGCAGTATTCCCTGGATATCTGAACCCTTTAAAGAGGAAATCTTCTGCTGTAACTTGTTTTGGGTCCTTGCAAAACTTTCCATTCACAAATACTGCATAAGAAACAAAATTCATGTTATTTGGCTTATTTAAGCAGAAACTCTTTTTGGAGCATAAGAACAGAAATACGCAAGCGACGCTGTAGCAGATCTCCAACCTTTGGGATCGTTGATGGCCACGCAGAAGTCCTGAAGAGGACTCGGGTCATAGGCAAAAGCGGTGGCGGTTGCCAGAGCCAAGATGAGAAGGCTAATTGGAAGAAACTTCATTGTGGTTGCGCACCGGAGAGCTGGGGCTTCAATGTCTTCTCTTCTTGGGTTTGCTTGAGATAGGAGCGAGATGTCTTGCATGGAGACATTATCCCTTCTTATAAATGATGGTGGTGTTGACCCAGTCCAAAACTTTCTCGGGTaagcgacccttgccggatctaTACCAAGTCTCCTACGCGCTGGTTAATATTTTACTCCCGGAGATGAATTGATCCGAACTGCTCCAACAAAAAGCCCCTTACTCTGACCCATCCTCTTTCCCAGATAAGAAAAGGCGTGGTATCTGACATGGACGTGGACTTCTTCAATCCTATTTAAATATTCGGTTTTCTTCTTTACTGTTTTGATGTGCTGCGCAGATTCAAGTTCATCATATGATGACATCAATCTGTCAATTAAAAAAGATGCAGGAAGCGGGGATTTCACATGCATCTCCGTCCTCCACCAGGAGAAGACTTTCCAAGATATCATGTTTACTTTCTTATACAAAACATGCAGGGTGTTCACACATAAAGAGAACATCCATAAATCATCAGTTCCCTCAGTTTTCTATGTCTGATTATCCACGCTCTAAAAATTCGAACGTAGCATCTAAAGTTGAACTAGCCCGATGCATCCATTATAGACTATAAAATCCGAGAAtattaaaaagatgaaaaataaagggGGAATCCTTCACGTCGAAAGATCGAAGGACTAATTCTCGACGAGAAGGCGTTTATTTCTACAAGCAAGGTAGAAACATGAGGTCATCGAGGTGGCAGAACGATTCA
Above is a window of Eucalyptus grandis isolate ANBG69807.140 chromosome 9, ASM1654582v1, whole genome shotgun sequence DNA encoding:
- the LOC104430562 gene encoding LOW QUALITY PROTEIN: germin-like protein subfamily 1 member 7 (The sequence of the model RefSeq protein was modified relative to this genomic sequence to represent the inferred CDS: inserted 1 base in 1 codon), which encodes MKFLPISLLILALATATAFAYDPSPLQDFCVAINDPKVFVNGKFCKDPKQVTAEDFLFKGFRYPGNTANPLGSKVTPLXVDQFPGINTLGISMARIDFAPGGLNPPHTHPRGTEILVVAEGTLLVGFVTSNQLNNTFFTKVLYKGDVFVFPIGLIHFQLNIGKTPALAFAAPSSQNPGVITIANAVFGSKPPISADVLTKAFQVDKKVVDYLQAQFWYDN